The Candidatus Margulisiibacteriota bacterium genomic sequence AAACTTAGTTTTTAGCCTAAGTATTTTTGAAGCTTTTCTTCCCAAGCATCTAAATCAATAGGTTTTGTAACTATTTCCACTATTCCACTATTTAAGCCTCTTTTGACGTCTTCTAGTCCAGCCCATGCAGTATATCCAATAATAGGTATATTCTCTGTTTTTGGATTAGCTTTGATTCTTTTAGCAGCTTCCCAGCCGTTCATCCCAGGCATTTTATAGTCCATGATAATTAAATCAGGGATTATTTGCTCAGCTTTTACAATGGATTCCTCGCCACTGTAGGCTTTTTCAATAATAATATTATGAAGAATACTGAAAGATATTTCTAAAACGTCTATTAAGGTTTGATCATCATCAACAATTAGTACGGTTTTTCTTGTTTCCATTAAATTCTCCTAAATTGTATATATAATATAATAACCGAATACTATACTTTATTACAATAATTGGCAAATTAAGTTTATTAATTTACAATTTAACTAAACAAGCGTTAGGGGGAAACAATGAATTTACTGGATTACGTGCGAGATATTCAAGATTTTCCTAAAAAAGGAATTGTATTTAAAGATATAACTCCGCTTATTAAAGACAGTGACGCCTTCAAACATTCAATTGAATTATTGGAGAATAAATTGCAAGATATTGATTTCGATTATATTGTAGCAGTTGAATCCAGAGGTTTTATTTTTGGAGCTGCATTAGCTTTGCAGATGGGTAAAGGGATTATTCCTGTTAGAAAGAAAGGGAAATTACCAGCTGAAACAATTTCCATTCAGTATGATTTGGAATATGGGACAGACTCACTTGAGTTACACAAAGACGCATTAATGAAAACTGATAAAGTTATTATAATTGATGACCTTCTAGCTACAGGGGGAACAGTGTCAGCCGTAGAAAAATTAATAGCTCAAACTGGTGCAGAAATTGTAGCTGATGTTTTTGTTGTGAATCTGGCTTTTTTAAATGGTATAAAGAAATTATCAGCTAAAAAAGTCATCCAATTGTTAGAGTTTTAATAATGAAAATAGCAGTTTTTTCAGATATACATGGAAATGTTGAGGCCTTAGATTTAATAAAAAATAATGTATATCCTAAGGTTGATGAGCTTTGGTTTTTAGGTGACTTATACTTTGATTACAAAAACAATGAGGATACTCCTAAAAATCGCCAAATATTATATAAATGGTTTACAGAAGCTAGCAAAAACAAATTAAAAATTATTATTAGTGGTAATTGCGACAATAGAGAAACAACGAACAATGAATTTTTTAACAAAGAAAGTAAACTTGTAAAGGAAGTTTGTGGTTTAAAATTTTTATTAGAACATGGGCATCAATTAAAAGAAGAGAGTAAAGAAAAAGAATTAGCTGAATTTAATTGTGATGTGTTGCTATCTGGACATACTCATCTTGGGAAAATTCAGATTGAAAAGGATAAAATGTATTTAAACCCTGGCTCTGTCTCCTTTCCTCGTGATGAGCTTAATATTCCAACCTATTTATTAATTAATGAAGAGGAAAAAACTATCTCGCTTAGAAGCGTAGATGAAAATGAATTAATAGAAGAAATTACTATATATTAACTTTTTGTACGTAAACTAAACTCTGTTATAATAATTCTATGACAAATTTACTTCTTTTAGCCTTAGGTGGAGCGATCGGAACCTTATGTAGATACTTTTTTTATTCTCTTCAAATTAGCAACACTGGATTTCAATTTAGTACCCTCTTTGTAAATTTAGTAGGTTCTTTTTTAATAGGATTATTTGCTGTAATTTTCATCAACCTTAATACTCCAAATTCAATTAGACTTTTTTTGACGATAGGAGTTTTAGGCGGGTTTACAACATTCTCGTCCTTCAGTTTAGAAAACATGTTTTTATTACAAAACGGGAAATATCTTTTAGCACTTACTAATGTGCTAATTAGTACTATATTTGGGATACTTTTAGCTTTTCTAGGGTTTTGGCTAGGTAAACTATTTTTTTAAATATTAAGGTTATTTTTTCCGACTAGTTAAATAGCTTGCATAAGCATTTCTAATAGTTTAAACTTGGCTATATGGTTAGTTAACATTAACTAACATTGTTTCAAAATAAAAGGAGTAAATTATGGAAGAAGTACTCAGTAGTCGTCAGCGAGAAATTGTAGATAAGGCTATTGCCTTGATAGCAGAAAAAGGAATTCAAAACCTAACAATTAAAAACTTAGCACAGAAAATGGGATTTTCTGAACCTGCTATTTATCGTCATTTCCCAGGAAAAACAGAAATATTATTAGCAATAATCGAACTGTTCGAAGAAAAACGTAGCCAATCAATGGACCAGAATTTAGCAACCAGCTCATTTTCTGAGAGCCTAAAACATTTACTATCAAAGCATATCCAGTTGTTTGCCAAAAATCCCACATATGCGACAGTTATTTTTTCAGAGGAATTGTTTATGAATGAACCTGAATTATTGCAAAAAATGCAGTCGATCATGAATCATAACGAAGGAATAATTTTAAATTTAATTGAGAAAAACCAACAGAAGGGGGACATTCGTAAGGATATCGATAAGCATAGCTTAGCTCTAATCATCATGGGAGGAATGCGCTTAATAGTAAAAAGATGGGTTCTCTCTTGTTTTGCTTCTGAGTTAACTAAAGATGTAAACAATTTTCGTAAAACAATAGTCAAACTGTGCAAGGAGGAAAAGTAAATGGATAAAAAAATAATGAAAATGTTAAGGTGGCCTGCCCTTGTGCTAGTAATTATCGCGATTACTTCTGGAGTATTTTTTTCTGTTATGAAAAAAAATTCACGAATGGAAACAGACCTTGATAAATATATGCCCCAGTCCCACCCTGCTTTTATTTATAGCAATCAAGCAGAAGAATGGTTCGGGATTCAAGATGGAATAATTATTGCCATAGAAAATAAAGACGGAATCTACAATACCGACACCTTAACTAAGGTAAAAAATTTAACTAAAGAATTGCAAAAAATGAAAGAAATTGAAGCAAAAGACGTTAAATCTTTATATACTGCTGATAATATTTTAGGTACGGAAGAAGGTCT encodes the following:
- a CDS encoding response regulator, with the protein product METRKTVLIVDDDQTLIDVLEISFSILHNIIIEKAYSGEESIVKAEQIIPDLIIMDYKMPGMNGWEAAKRIKANPKTENIPIIGYTAWAGLEDVKRGLNSGIVEIVTKPIDLDAWEEKLQKYLG
- a CDS encoding adenine phosphoribosyltransferase, which produces MNLLDYVRDIQDFPKKGIVFKDITPLIKDSDAFKHSIELLENKLQDIDFDYIVAVESRGFIFGAALALQMGKGIIPVRKKGKLPAETISIQYDLEYGTDSLELHKDALMKTDKVIIIDDLLATGGTVSAVEKLIAQTGAEIVADVFVVNLAFLNGIKKLSAKKVIQLLEF
- a CDS encoding TetR/AcrR family transcriptional regulator, whose amino-acid sequence is MEEVLSSRQREIVDKAIALIAEKGIQNLTIKNLAQKMGFSEPAIYRHFPGKTEILLAIIELFEEKRSQSMDQNLATSSFSESLKHLLSKHIQLFAKNPTYATVIFSEELFMNEPELLQKMQSIMNHNEGIILNLIEKNQQKGDIRKDIDKHSLALIIMGGMRLIVKRWVLSCFASELTKDVNNFRKTIVKLCKEEK
- a CDS encoding CrcB family protein, encoding MTNLLLLALGGAIGTLCRYFFYSLQISNTGFQFSTLFVNLVGSFLIGLFAVIFINLNTPNSIRLFLTIGVLGGFTTFSSFSLENMFLLQNGKYLLALTNVLISTIFGILLAFLGFWLGKLFF
- a CDS encoding YfcE family phosphodiesterase, producing MKIAVFSDIHGNVEALDLIKNNVYPKVDELWFLGDLYFDYKNNEDTPKNRQILYKWFTEASKNKLKIIISGNCDNRETTNNEFFNKESKLVKEVCGLKFLLEHGHQLKEESKEKELAEFNCDVLLSGHTHLGKIQIEKDKMYLNPGSVSFPRDELNIPTYLLINEEEKTISLRSVDENELIEEITIY